A single region of the Bacteroidales bacterium genome encodes:
- a CDS encoding hybrid sensor histidine kinase/response regulator: DDQQDLFKDFVRIKNPKTRNIIGSGLGLSIVKKIVDLNQGEITVQSTPDKGTKFRIELPF; this comes from the coding sequence CCGACGACCAACAGGATTTGTTCAAGGATTTTGTAAGGATAAAAAATCCAAAAACCCGCAACATCATCGGTAGTGGTCTCGGTCTTTCTATAGTAAAAAAGATTGTGGATTTGAACCAGGGTGAAATCACCGTGCAAAGCACACCGGATAAAGGAACAAAATTTAGGATAGAACTGCCGTTTTAG